The following coding sequences lie in one Ostrinia nubilalis chromosome 2, ilOstNubi1.1, whole genome shotgun sequence genomic window:
- the LOC135082625 gene encoding uncharacterized protein LOC135082625 — protein sequence MEFCPQLSAFQGVIISADNVYPFSRLTSRGGNEEKIKFVIDSVSKFLTDGGYIISDGINTESIVKLRKFAFFLILNSDLTVLSDMTDMEEIELVIWTIPTIPKCLMCEMFWRLHFDTFVYEAIAFCDPDLASEIAAAFLDNIKYYTPNACLNKIGVISAALYKLICRIYFFNFYSTNLTNKLTMVFNNLQKAINFFTDPPKSEWLNSISTDDQYKYRGDCLYTMLILVSECMEEFMSMQDLTEVSDPIYMLTYIGNVTRNVAFRTCDCPTQEILDCVNKSHLAILDKCQELVMDVSLDIFCAWSEFDENGKTMQRKIGEFANKLRTKLLEINGVAEHPVIDMMVNITVKPKDIDDIVNNTDPKTIIEHINSSDDKGAWIRALIKKDTVYEDEELAKCVMSHLNNVFDENECYEIYKEVNRLRIKTNKDKELYEQLLIKLFHHCNLAHKEEILDSHFAENCFRNLYDNGEFSYVMTETFNKLIIAPDSDFTDVLCLFLQNPRKVYEKIFNLAADNEQQKNIMLKVMTLLEKYSNHYYDLETEPCIIQVAQNAFDNLDTDAKQHNFIKFMCALKNSNCITGTKLLMLIIMPHMHKALLNRDVESLNIQCRLLKDAFTLEELMPYRAPMLAMLGQILDVVRWKINTFVSLAPETVTLALELQCSLINTYGSRIPDNELSWLKTRLKYLKHELNVYYYRKLWDPPGNNIIEILSGYTINNDVDLEDLVTWMSQAICSSTQQEWGLLWDSLSALGDTVSLDIVHNAVALITLAERPNRMENSWPCVLHMYRNFVYTIRYKYFKEPLTNSQIESVLERIILISNVVDEDSMDELSSVLIPLFAYLAERKGDFTFDITDYLTDKCSSPKLTDILMRVFSNGTA from the exons ATGGAGTTCTGTCCACAACTATCAGCTTTCCAAGGGGTAATTATCTCTGCAGACAACGTTTACCCTTTTTCAAGACTGACTTCAAGAGGTG gaaatgaagaaaaaattaaatttgtcATTGACTCCGTTTCGAAATTCCTCACAGATGGAGGGTATATAATAAGTGatggaataaatacagagtctatTGTTAAACTTCGAAAATTTGCTTTCTTTTTAATCCTGAATTCTGATCTAACGGTTTTATCTGATATGACAGACATGGAAGAAATAGAACTAGTAATTTGGACCATACCAACAATACCTAAATGCTTGATGTGTGAAATGTTCTGGCGCCTACACTTTGATACATTTGTTTATGAGGCAATAGCCTTTTGTGATCCTGATCTCGCTTCAGAAATTGCAGCTGCGTTCTtagataatattaaatattacactcCCAATGCATGTCTCAATAAAATAGGTGTTATTAGTGCCGCACTTTATAAGCTTATTTGTCGgatttatttctttaactttTATAGTACTAATTTAACAAATAAGCTAACAATGGTTTTTAACAATCTGCAAAAAGCGATAAATTTTTTTACTGATCCACCCAAAAGTGAATGGCTGAATAGCATCAGCACAGACGACCAATACAAATACAGAGGAGATTGTCTCTACACAATGCTCATTCTAGTAAGTGAATGCATGGAAGAGTTTATGTCCATGCAAGATTTGACTGAAGTTAGTGATCCTATTTACATGCTAACATATATTGGCAATGTCACAAGAAATGTTGCATTCAGGACATGCGATTGTCCCACACAAGAAATACTAGATTGTGTCAACAAATCTCATTTGGCAATTCTGGATAAATGTCAGGAGCTTGTGATGGATGTCAGCCTTGACATCTTCTGCGCTTGGAGTGAGTTTGATGAAAATGGCAAAACTATGCAAAGAAAAATTGGTGAATTTGCCAATAAATTACGAACAAAACTTTTAGAAATTAATGGTGTTGCTGAACACCCTGTGATAGATATGATGGTAAACATTACAGTCAAACCAAAGGACATTGATGATATAGTCAACAACACTGATCCAAAAACAATAATTGAACACATAAACAGTAGTGATGATAAAGGGGCATGGATAAGAGCACTAATTAAAAAAGATACCGTATATGAAGACGAGGAGCTAGCCAAGTGTGTCATGAGTCATTTAAATAATGTCTTTGATGAAAATGAGTGCTATGAAATTTACAAAGAGGTAAATAGACTTAGGATTAAAACAAATAAGGATAAAGAGTTATATGAACAACTACTGATTAAACTGTTTCATCATTGCAATCTTGCTCATAAGGAAGAAATTCTTGATAGCCATTTTGCTGAAAACTGCTTTAGAAACCTGTATGACAATGGTGAATTTAGTTATGTAATGACTGAAACTTTCAACAAACTAATCATAGCTCCTGATTCAGATTTCACTGATGTTTTATGCCTGTTCCTCCAAAATCCACGAAAAGTTTATGAGAAAATATTTAACTTGGCAGCGGATAATGAACAACAGAAAAACATAATGTTAAAAGTTATGACATTGCTTGAGAAATATTCCAACCACTATTATGACTTAGAAACAGAACCATGCATCATCCAGGTGGCTCAGAATGCCTTTGATAACTTAGATACTGATGCTAAACAACACAATTTCATCAAATTCATGTGTGCGTTGAAGAATTCCAATTGCATTACAGGCACCAAATTATTAATGCTTATTATTATGCCACATATGCACAAAGCTCTTCTAAATCGAGATGTGGAATCACTAAATATTCAATGCAGACTTCTGAAGGATGCTTTTACTCTGGAAGAATTAATGCCATATAGAGCACCAATGCTGGCCATGCTTGGTCAAATCCTTGATGTAGTAAGATGGAAAATCAATACATTTGTATCTCTCGCCCCAGAAACTGTGACATTGGCTTTAGAGCTACAGTGCTCCCTAATAAATACTTATGGCTCGAGAATTCCAG ATAATGAATTAAGTTGGTTAAAAACCAGACTGAAGTACTTGAAGCATGAGCTCAATGTGTATTATTACAGAAAACTTTGGGATCCCCCTGGTAACAACATAATAGAAATACTAAGTggatatacaataaataatgatGTTGACTTAGAAGATTTGGTAACATGGATGTCTCAG GCAATCTGTTCAAGTACCCAGCAAGAGTGGGGTCTTTTGTGGGATAGCCTATCCGCTCTTGGAGACACTGTTTCACTGGATATTGTGCATAATGCAGTTGCTCTGATCACATTGGCTGAACGTCCAAATCGGATGGAAAACTCGTGGCCCTGTGTTCTACACATGTACAGAAATTTCGTATATACTATTAGG TATAAATACTTCAAGGAACCGTTAACTAATTCTCAAATTGAAAGTGTGCTGGAAAGaattatattaatatcaaatgtaGTGGACGAAGACAGTATGGACGAGCTTAGTAGTGTTTTAATACCTCTTTTTGCATATCTCGCTGAAAGGAAAGGTGATTTTACATTTGATATAACTGACTATTTAACTGATAAATGTTCAAGTCCAAAACTCACAGACATTTTGATGAGAGTATTTTCTAATGGAACAGCATAA
- the LOC135086491 gene encoding protein O-mannosyl-transferase TMTC4-like — protein sequence MNNLANLLKNQKKYYEAEYYLRKAIKLEQDFPAAWMNLGVVLASTKRLDEAESAYKTALQYRKKYPDCFYNLGNLYLEMNRTNEAMENWLQAVHLKPKHVLAWTNLIALLDNTEQMNKALQVIPDALKELPDAPSINFAVGNIYGKLGRFAEAERHFLRAIELSGTNVPAIYYANLGVLYHRWKKIDLAENMYNNALKINNTFKSAITNLNSLKKLKQQN from the exons ATGAACAATCTGGCTAACCTCCTGAAAAACCAGAAAAAGTATTATGAAGCAGAATATTACTTGAGAAAAGCTATAAAATTAGA GCAAGACTTCCCAGCAGCATGGATGAACTTGGGTGTAGTTCTGGCTAGCACAAAAAGATTGGACGAAGCTGAAAGTGCTTATAAAACCGCTTTGCAGTATCGCAAAAAGTATCCAGATTGTTTCTACAATTTAGGCAATctg tatctAGAAATGAACAGGACTAATGAAGCTATGGAAAACTGGCTACAAGCGGTTCACCTAAAGCCGAAGCACGTCTTGGCTTGGACAAATCTAATCGCGTTATTAGATAATACGG AGCAAATGAACAAAGCCCTGCAAGTTATACCGGACGCATTGAAGGAATTGCCCGACGCACCGTCCATCAATTTTGCTGTTGGCAACATTTACGGCAAGTTGGGGCGGTTTGCGGAGGCGGAGCGCCACTTCCTGAGAGCTATCGAACTATCTGGAACCAATGTTCCGGCTATATACTATGCTAATTTAG gtgtACTCTATCACCGATGGAAAAAAATCGATCTAGCagaaaatatgtataataatgctttgaaaattaataatacatttaaaagtgcaataactaatttaaatagcttaaaaaaattaaaacaacagAATTAA
- the LOC135086502 gene encoding protein O-mannosyl-transferase TMTC4-like, whose protein sequence is MSIEMIFKLSGLVVLSSLPFLFTLNGDFVFDDSEALLKNNDIKSESWTDCFYNDFWGTNIKSAVSHKSYRPLTVLSFRLNYIWNNRQLTVFPFKVTNLLCHIVCCLLVWRTFQKILNTCSSTSLNAIDISYFATLLFAVHPIHVEAVSGIVGRADLLCAITFFIAFLLYNKAMTNDKFSFVTLLLSVSMAAISMLFKENGVTVLGFCLFYEVINALDKSKEDLKNPRNISRMGILCVSIVLLLYARWTVMGGTKPKFSHLDNPAAFSDSLFRKIATYNYIYFINFLILIWPQWLCCDWSMGCIPLIKKVTDVRLLFILLLYAYAIALLVAIFEIKNKVFSRPLLLSAALMVIPFIPAANIFYPVGFVIAERIFYIPSAGYCLIIVIGLNKIILSRNQYKMGVFCYGILLLSMGLRSWQRSYDWQNEYQLFTSGVSVCPRNAKIHYNVAKVADANNETKFAMQSYRQALR, encoded by the exons atgtCCATTGAAATGATTTTCAAGTTATCGGGACTTGTGGTTCTGTCAAGTTTACCCTTTTTGTTTACACTAAATGGTGACTTCGTTTTCGACGATTCCGAAGCCCTATtgaaaaataatgatatcaaaTCAGAATCTTGGACGGACTGCTTTTACAATGACTTTTGGGGTACAAACATTAAAAGTGCTGTAAGTCATAAATCATATCGGCCTTTAACTGTTCTAAGTTTTCG gcTCAACTACATTTGGAACAATCGTCAGCTTACAGTATTCCCTTTCAAAGTAACCAATTTGTTATGCCATATTGTGTGCTGTTTACTTGTGTGGAGGACATTTCAAAAAATTCTCAATACATGTAGTAGTACTTCATTAAATGCGATTGACATTAGTTATTTTGCTACATTGCTGTTTGCTGTGCACCCCATTCATGTGGAAGCAGTATCTGGTATTGTTGGAAGAGCTGACCTATTGTGTGCGATAACATTTTTCATCGCTTTTCTTCTGTACAATAAAGCTATGACTAATGACAAGTTCTCATTCGTAACTTTGCTACTTTCTGTCTCGATGGCAGCAATTTCTATGCTATTTAAAGAAAATGGAGTTACAGTCTTG GGTTTCTGCTTGTTTTATGAAGTAATTAATGCCCTAGACAAAAGTAAAGAAGATCTCAAGAATCCTAGAAACATATCGAGAATGGGGATACTATGTGTATCCATAGTGCTATTATTATATGCCAGGTGGACTGTGATGGGAGGCACCAAACCTAAATTCAGCCATCTTGATAATCCTGCAGCATTTTCTGACAGTTTATTTAGAAAG atTGCAACATACAACTACATTTACTTTATAAACTTTCTTATACTTATTTGGCCCCAATGGCTATGCTGTGATTGGTCCATGGGATGTATACCATTGATCAAAAAAGTCACTGACGTCagacttttatttatattgctTTTATATGCATATGCCATTGCATTATTAGTTgcaatatttgaaataaaaaacaaagtgTTTTCAAG gCCTCTTTTGCTGAGTGCAGCTTTAATGGTGATCCCCTTTATACCGGCTGCAAACATATTTTACCCTGTTGGATTTGTGATCGCCGAGAGGATATTCTACATTCCTTCTGCTGGATATTGTTTAATTATTGTCATAGGACTTAATAAGATTATTTTGAGTAGAAACCAGTACAAG atGGGTGTATTTTGTTACGGTATTTTATTACTAAGCATGGGACTTAGAAGTTGGCAGAGGTCATACGACTGGCAGAATGAGTATCAGTTATTCACGAGTGGTGTCTCTGTTTGCCCACGCAATGCCAAGATTCATTACAATGTCGCCAAAGTGGCAGATGCCAACAATGAAACTAAGTTTGCTATGCAATCCTACAGGCAGGCATTGAGGTAA
- the LOC135082616 gene encoding integrator complex subunit 14, whose amino-acid sequence MPTVLLLDVSLSMSRPVPSTDNTESHTRLTIAAAAINTFLDYLSLHAKLEYVALVTFSSIYEVSVPFTRDFDTIKAKLPLLEEGDKTCIETALLGVNQLVLSEWGCQTPVQIILVTDGSSGAGAIGRNRIIQALPLPPPYAAKIHVLPIVSPHDTCLQHAMPLYQKIVDMAVSSSNTLSATISRGAIYCPDQLSVPSAISAMTRLCEQHYQEFWCSLKCGQLEARVQLFPAPQTAAHEGLAATYTLSHQLHVIGFVSNNDLATPIAISKHLVIPQAQAAASNASRENYGSKTPTKEGSTTEGSTTEEDMSDPSTVPNFCVLLHGALKVEGMSAIVQLGAEWWGTLSAWCEASRARRSCLLLSVMRPGAAASPWLGPLDQLGPVDDGTTAEAFPVRSWRSYSGGGSGCAWARPHALLADVQKVLRHARKLPDKTQHLYKELNRLRRAAISLGFSELLTCVGSALERECASLPASAPPECALQLAHAAAALRDPRTALDIKHTLQPLAANFTVTSMSH is encoded by the exons atgcCTACAGTATTATTGCTAGATGTATCGCTGTCGATGTCGCGGCCGGTACCGTCGACAGACAACACAGAAAGTCATACCCGGCTCACCATCGCTGCTGCGGCTATCAATACATTTTTGGACTATTTAAGCCTCCATGCGAAACTAGAATATGTAGCCCTGGTGACTTTCTCTTCAATTTATGAAG tatcCGTGCCGTTTACGCGTGACTTCGACACGATCAAAGCAAAATTGCCTCTTCTTGAAGAAGGCGACAAAACCTGCATAGAGACTGCTCTGCTTGGTGTGAACCAGCTGGTCCTGAGTGAATGGGGATGCCAAACACCAGTACAAATTATATTG GTCACAGATGGCAGCAGTGGAGCAGGTGCAATCGGCAGAAACCGTATCATTCAAGCACTGCCGTTACCACCTCCGTATGCAGCTAAGATACATGTCCTGCCTATCGTCTCACCACACGATACCTGCTTGCAACATG CAATGCCTTTGTATCAGAAGATAGTGGACATGGCTGTTAGTTCCTCAAACACATTAAGTGCCACAATATCACGAGGAGCCATCTATTGCCCGGACCAACTATCTGTGCCTAGT GCAATATCAGCGATGACGCGCCTCTGCGAGCAGCACTACCAAGAGTTCTGGTGCTCGCTAAAGTGCGGCCAGCTGGAGGCCCGGGTGCAGTTGTTCCCGGCGCCGCAGACCGCCGCGCACGAAGGCTTGGCGGCCACGTACACACTGTCACACCAGTTGCACGTTATTGGCTTCGTATCTAATAACGATTTAG CTACACCAATAGCGATAAGTAAACATCTTGTGATACCACAGGCGCAAGCAGCTGCCAGTAATGCTAGTAGAGAAAATTATGGATCCAAAACTCCTACAAAG GAAGGGTCAACCACAGAAGGCTCCACAACAGAAGAAGACATGTCAGACCCAAGCACAGTGCCAAACTTTTGTGTTTTACTACATGGCGCATTGAag GTGGAAGGCATGTCAGCGATCGTGCAACTAGGCGCGGAGTGGTGGGGCACGCTCTCCGCGTGGTGCGAGGCgtcgcgcgcgcgccgctcgtGCCTGCTACTGAGCGTCATGCGGCCGGGCGCCGCCGCCTCGCCCTGGCTGGGCCCGCTCGACCAGCTGGGCCCGGTCGACGACGGGACGACTG CTGAGGCGTTCCCGGTGCGGTCGTGGCGCTCGTACAGCGGCGGCGGCTCGGGCTGCGCGTGGGCGCGGCCGCACGCGCTGCTGGCCGACGTGCAGAAGGTGCTCCGCCACGCCAGGAAGCTGCCGGACAAGACGCAACACCTTTATAAG GAGCTGAACCGACTGCGGCGCGCGGCGATCTCGCTAGGCTTCTCAGAGCTGCTGACTTGCGTGGGAAGCGCGTTGGAGCGCGAGTGCGCCTCGCTGCCCGCCAGCGCGCCGCCCGAGTGCGCGCTGCAGCTGgcgcacgccgccgccgcactCAGGGACCCGCGGACGGCCCTCGACATCAAGCACACGCTCCAACCCTTGGCCGCCAACTTCACCGTCACTTCAATGTCACACTGA